One segment of Anaeromusa acidaminophila DSM 3853 DNA contains the following:
- a CDS encoding glycosyltransferase, whose protein sequence is MYTIPKSNKKFGKLLFVATVLSTIIYMAWRIIFTIPLDLGYWALFFGLGLVVVEFVGMLEAFEHYYNMSHIETLKKQKPPVDWYPHVDVLIATYNEPPALLEKTINGCINMEYPDLSKVHIYVCDDNRREEVEALAKKMGVNYIKRQDNKHAKAGNFNNALAVTSSPLIVTLDADMIPLRTFLMTLIPYFYAEEVVRQEREKNSRIPELKIGFIQSPQCFYNPDLFQFNLYSEQDIPDEQDYFYRDVQISRNRSNTVIYGGTNTVISRRALEDVGGFFTGVITEDFATGIMIQRKGYRCFAVDEAVATGLSPDDLKSLISQRRRWARGCIQTLKATNFLFGKGWSLGQRIGYLSSVLYWYAPIKRFFYIASPIAFAVFGITVVKCTIYEVLLFWLPMYVLQSQALKRLSGNIRNTRWTNVYETIMFPFLFVAVIMETLGISMRKFAVTKKDGVKEDLRSYQYIKGLPHLLLAIFTVLGIVNCIYYTFATGSMTYFAIIFWLVINLYNLLMAVFFTFGREVRRASERYVADLSCGISWRGFALVSRTIDISEHGFSTVFPQPQYIPDDVDLEGYLANDRFRASFTCRIVKVTYVRGEYHYAFRIVEPADFTNKMALYSIVYDRLPSLPDELVSSISLLDDLVKNIHRRLPQEDYSNRRLPRIQVNRLYETLAGDVVRLVNFNYMYALVDSPEKSETPEKMTILVSESISFICSLMRKDVDGCSLYQVVNFKDFVYLPGFYEVLSQWTDEHGNHMYPSVQTEKKGNEIRDFDERAYI, encoded by the coding sequence TTGTATACGATTCCTAAAAGCAATAAGAAGTTTGGCAAGCTTTTGTTTGTAGCTACCGTTCTTTCGACCATTATTTATATGGCGTGGCGGATTATTTTCACGATTCCCCTTGATCTGGGATACTGGGCTTTGTTTTTTGGTTTGGGGCTGGTGGTTGTAGAATTTGTCGGTATGTTGGAGGCCTTCGAGCACTACTATAATATGTCTCATATTGAAACCCTCAAAAAACAGAAGCCTCCGGTAGACTGGTATCCACATGTGGATGTACTCATTGCGACGTATAACGAACCTCCAGCTCTTCTGGAAAAAACCATTAACGGCTGTATTAATATGGAATATCCGGATCTGAGCAAGGTGCATATCTATGTCTGTGATGACAATCGTCGCGAAGAAGTAGAAGCGCTGGCGAAAAAAATGGGTGTTAACTATATCAAGCGCCAAGACAACAAGCATGCTAAGGCCGGTAACTTTAACAATGCCCTTGCGGTGACGTCTTCGCCGCTGATTGTTACGCTGGATGCGGATATGATTCCACTTCGTACGTTTTTAATGACCCTTATTCCTTATTTTTATGCCGAAGAAGTGGTGCGCCAAGAGCGGGAGAAGAATTCGCGCATTCCGGAACTTAAAATAGGCTTTATTCAGTCGCCGCAGTGCTTTTACAATCCTGATTTGTTTCAATTCAATCTCTACTCGGAACAGGACATTCCTGACGAGCAAGATTATTTTTATCGCGATGTGCAAATTTCCCGAAACCGTAGCAATACGGTTATCTATGGCGGCACCAATACGGTCATTTCCCGGCGGGCCTTAGAGGATGTCGGCGGCTTTTTTACCGGTGTTATTACGGAAGATTTTGCCACGGGTATCATGATTCAACGAAAAGGATACCGTTGTTTTGCTGTTGACGAAGCAGTAGCGACCGGACTTTCTCCTGACGATTTAAAGAGCTTGATTAGTCAGCGGCGTCGCTGGGCCAGAGGCTGTATTCAGACCTTGAAGGCGACTAATTTCCTTTTTGGTAAAGGATGGTCGTTAGGGCAGCGAATTGGCTATTTGTCATCCGTTCTTTATTGGTATGCGCCGATTAAACGCTTTTTTTACATTGCTTCGCCGATTGCGTTTGCCGTATTCGGCATTACGGTTGTCAAATGTACGATTTACGAGGTGCTGCTGTTCTGGCTTCCTATGTATGTTCTGCAGTCCCAGGCGTTAAAGAGGCTATCGGGCAATATACGCAATACCCGCTGGACCAACGTGTACGAAACCATCATGTTTCCGTTTCTTTTTGTAGCAGTGATTATGGAAACGCTGGGCATCAGTATGCGCAAATTTGCGGTTACGAAAAAAGACGGTGTGAAAGAGGATCTTCGCAGTTATCAGTATATAAAAGGACTTCCGCATTTGCTCTTGGCTATATTTACGGTGCTAGGTATTGTAAACTGCATTTACTACACCTTTGCTACCGGTTCTATGACCTATTTTGCAATCATCTTCTGGCTGGTCATCAATCTGTACAATTTATTGATGGCCGTATTCTTTACCTTTGGGCGCGAAGTCAGGCGGGCCAGCGAGCGTTATGTGGCTGACTTGTCGTGCGGCATTTCCTGGCGTGGTTTTGCGTTGGTAAGCCGGACGATTGACATTTCTGAACATGGATTTTCTACGGTATTTCCTCAACCGCAATACATTCCGGACGATGTGGATCTGGAAGGATACCTGGCTAATGATCGATTTCGTGCGTCCTTTACCTGCCGAATCGTAAAAGTGACGTATGTTCGCGGAGAGTACCATTATGCATTTCGTATTGTCGAGCCAGCTGATTTTACGAATAAAATGGCGCTGTACAGCATTGTGTATGACCGGCTGCCGTCATTGCCGGATGAGCTGGTATCGTCCATAAGCCTGCTGGATGATCTGGTGAAAAATATACATCGTAGGCTGCCGCAAGAAGATTATTCCAATCGCAGGCTGCCGCGCATTCAAGTCAACCGGTTATATGAAACGCTGGCTGGCGATGTAGTGCGGCTCGTCAATTTTAACTATATGTATGCGTTGGTGGATTCGCCGGAGAAATCGGAAACACCAGAAAAGATGACTATTTTGGTTAGTGAAAGTATTTCCTTTATATGCTCATTGATGCGCAAGGACGTAGACGGCTGTTCGTTGTATCAAGTGGTGAACTTTAAGGATTTTGTTTACTTGCCGGGCTTCTACGAGGTACTGAGCCAATGGACCGACGAACATGGTAATCATATGTATCCAAGCGTACAAACGGAGAAGAAGGGAAATGAAATACGTGATTTTGATGAAAGAGCGTATATATAA
- a CDS encoding autotransporter outer membrane beta-barrel domain-containing protein, which yields MRKIKRALQKKAAFWAALSLAALLLMPQAAEAGETRTYTGDGSLLQVIDGRANSFGPADLANVSGNTISVDYSSGTDPNYVFGAFSNSVGVSSNTVVITSGSVSNSVFGGESTWGDCADNRVIISKGSVSYPVYGGSSAYGECVGNSVIVNGGSARAVVGGHSQEKSAANNSATINGGLVNDGVAGGTSILGDAIGNTVTVNGGKIENAQSGFSGGNASVHGNSMGNKVTINGGIVDLCVEGGTSAYGSATGNSVVISGGSVGGDIYGGRAYRDSATGNSVTISGTPTLNGILYGGYKDSGNGDIWTGNTLNVKTSGMSAKGVANFQYYNFYLPVTLVAGGTMLSVIDAVVISGSTIGVGINGSTTALRSGDRVTLLSAGGGLTAGGINTRAVGLQGIARIYDFDLTTDASHLYATAVSEARSNPQVKALSEGQASTAAFLNQGADMLTGQGLQNARGASTGSGGQLAGFAAFGGSSLRYETGSHVDVNGFSLVVGAASEKENAQGTFARGLFVEHGWGSYSTYNSFSNAASVKGDGDTQYTGAGWLGRWQKKSGQYLEGSLRAGRVSNKFSSGDIGAAGTNSSFDVSAPYYGLHIGLGQETDLGNHKKRDIYAKVLWTHQNGSNATVQGDNFRFDAVESLRVQAGTKWLHKTNENTTLRAGLAYQYELGGQADATVNGSAVEAPSLKGGTGILEVGLTKESKDGKGPTLDFGLQGFCGKARGVAGTMQASWKF from the coding sequence ATGCGAAAAATAAAAAGGGCTCTGCAGAAAAAAGCCGCCTTCTGGGCAGCCTTGAGCCTGGCAGCGTTGCTGCTAATGCCGCAGGCGGCAGAGGCGGGGGAAACGAGGACGTATACCGGCGATGGAAGTTTGCTGCAGGTTATTGATGGACGGGCAAATTCTTTTGGGCCGGCGGACCTGGCGAATGTCAGCGGGAACACGATTAGTGTTGATTATAGCTCGGGTACGGATCCAAACTATGTTTTTGGCGCGTTTAGTAACAGTGTAGGGGTTAGCTCCAATACTGTGGTTATCACTAGCGGCAGCGTATCTAATTCGGTTTTTGGTGGAGAATCAACTTGGGGGGACTGTGCCGACAACCGCGTAATCATCAGTAAGGGCAGCGTATCTTATCCGGTTTATGGTGGAAGCTCAGCTTATGGGGAGTGTGTCGGCAACAGCGTAATCGTTAATGGAGGCAGCGCGCGGGCCGTTGTCGGTGGACATTCTCAAGAGAAAAGTGCTGCAAACAATTCGGCAACTATCAACGGCGGCTTGGTCAATGATGGTGTTGCGGGAGGGACTTCTATTCTTGGCGATGCTATCGGCAATACAGTGACTGTTAATGGTGGCAAAATAGAGAATGCTCAGAGCGGCTTTTCAGGCGGCAACGCCTCTGTTCACGGTAATTCTATGGGGAACAAGGTGACGATCAATGGCGGAATCGTAGACTTATGTGTCGAGGGTGGTACTTCTGCGTATGGCAGCGCCACAGGCAATTCTGTTGTCATCAGTGGTGGAAGTGTAGGCGGAGATATTTATGGAGGAAGAGCTTATCGTGACAGTGCAACTGGCAACAGCGTGACCATCAGCGGTACTCCTACTCTAAACGGTATTTTGTATGGAGGGTATAAAGACTCTGGAAATGGCGATATCTGGACCGGCAATACATTGAATGTCAAGACCTCCGGTATGAGCGCCAAGGGCGTCGCCAACTTCCAGTACTACAATTTCTACTTGCCTGTTACCCTTGTCGCCGGTGGCACCATGCTTAGCGTAATAGATGCTGTCGTCATCTCCGGCTCCACTATCGGCGTAGGCATCAATGGCAGCACCACGGCGCTTCGTTCGGGAGACCGAGTCACGCTGCTTTCTGCCGGCGGCGGGCTTACTGCCGGTGGTATTAATACTCGGGCAGTTGGCTTGCAGGGGATCGCGCGGATTTATGATTTTGATTTGACCACAGATGCTAGCCATTTGTACGCAACTGCGGTCAGTGAAGCGCGGAGCAATCCCCAAGTAAAAGCTTTGAGCGAAGGACAGGCCAGCACGGCGGCTTTCTTAAACCAGGGCGCGGACATGCTCACCGGCCAAGGGTTGCAGAATGCCCGTGGCGCCAGTACCGGGAGTGGCGGCCAGCTCGCAGGCTTTGCGGCCTTTGGCGGCAGCAGCCTGCGCTATGAAACAGGCTCCCATGTGGATGTCAACGGCTTTTCGCTGGTAGTCGGCGCGGCCAGTGAAAAGGAAAACGCCCAGGGCACTTTTGCGCGCGGCCTTTTTGTGGAGCACGGCTGGGGCAGCTACAGCACCTACAACAGCTTCAGCAACGCCGCGTCGGTTAAAGGCGACGGCGACACCCAGTATACCGGCGCAGGCTGGCTGGGGCGGTGGCAGAAAAAAAGCGGCCAGTATCTGGAAGGCTCGCTGCGGGCCGGACGGGTGAGCAATAAGTTCAGCAGCGGCGACATCGGTGCGGCGGGGACGAACTCCTCCTTTGACGTCAGCGCTCCTTATTACGGCTTACATATCGGACTAGGCCAAGAAACCGACCTGGGCAACCATAAAAAACGTGATATCTATGCGAAGGTGCTGTGGACGCACCAAAACGGCAGCAATGCCACCGTGCAGGGCGACAACTTCCGCTTTGACGCTGTGGAGTCCCTGCGCGTCCAGGCCGGAACCAAATGGCTGCACAAAACCAATGAAAACACCACCTTGCGCGCCGGTTTAGCCTACCAGTATGAACTTGGCGGCCAAGCCGACGCCACCGTAAACGGCAGCGCCGTGGAAGCGCCAAGCCTCAAGGGCGGTACGGGCATCTTGGAGGTGGGCCTGACCAAAGAAAGCAAAGACGGCAAAGGTCCGACCTTGGATTTTGGGCTGCAGGGCTTTTGCGGCAAAGCGCGCGGGGTAGCCGGCACGATGCAGGCTTCCTGGAAATTTTAA
- a CDS encoding SDR family oxidoreductase: protein MKGYYEGKAAVITGGASGIGLALGELLLSLGAKAVVLADVNAVKLQAQSERLSQAYPGKVLGVETDVTSQDGVKELIARAAAFGGGRLDLLFNNAGIGALKSFEKTTDEDWKLAFDVNFYGALYGIRAALPIMRAQGGGHIANTASGIVFVPMPEQTMYSATKSALMGLGSSLRYELWDDNIRVSTIIPGTVITAIWDGVKPPAEAITPAQAAAGILAGVARNEKIVIVTEQDRQGAQNAYAPERQEGIDAYMVNIARKRKKGIMNEY, encoded by the coding sequence ATGAAAGGGTATTACGAGGGAAAAGCGGCGGTTATTACCGGCGGCGCTTCGGGCATTGGTCTGGCGCTAGGGGAACTGCTCTTGTCGTTGGGGGCGAAAGCGGTGGTGCTGGCGGATGTCAACGCCGTAAAGCTGCAGGCGCAGAGCGAGAGGCTGTCGCAAGCGTATCCCGGCAAGGTGCTGGGCGTAGAAACCGACGTTACTTCTCAGGACGGCGTGAAGGAACTGATTGCCAGGGCGGCGGCTTTTGGCGGCGGACGGCTGGATTTGCTCTTTAACAATGCAGGGATAGGTGCGTTGAAGTCGTTCGAAAAAACAACAGACGAAGACTGGAAATTGGCCTTTGACGTAAACTTTTACGGCGCTCTCTACGGAATCCGCGCCGCGCTGCCCATCATGCGCGCCCAAGGGGGCGGGCATATCGCCAACACCGCTTCGGGCATTGTCTTTGTGCCCATGCCGGAGCAGACCATGTATAGCGCTACGAAATCTGCGCTTATGGGGCTGGGAAGTTCACTGCGTTATGAGCTGTGGGACGACAATATCCGCGTGTCTACTATTATTCCTGGGACGGTCATTACGGCCATCTGGGATGGCGTCAAGCCGCCAGCGGAAGCAATCACGCCAGCGCAAGCGGCGGCAGGCATTCTTGCGGGAGTTGCCCGCAACGAAAAGATTGTCATTGTTACCGAGCAGGACCGGCAAGGTGCCCAAAATGCCTATGCTCCGGAACGACAGGAAGGGATTGACGCCTATATGGTGAATATAGCCCGCAAACGCAAAAAAGGCATAATGAACGAGTATTAG
- a CDS encoding acetoacetate decarboxylase family protein, translated as MFKFDEKKAYRAPVSFSGYAFDPDAKAVYGDVTTLALTCETEEERLGAYLPEGFSCSAQQLQIVYSQSREVEWMGGSAYNLIMAGVPVRYQGKCDTSEGVYALVMWENHTVPILTGNLAMGIPKVFADIQDLHRHQDSCWTNASYEGHTFLELQMQGLQALPSDQASFGEQVVNLFGWRYVPKVGVPGADLSQPIEFPQRITTVQVWNGIGGIKWTKLTRLQHPAHSHIIAALADLPVKSVSAVLTKGSMILQEGHGRVLA; from the coding sequence ATGTTCAAGTTTGACGAGAAAAAAGCCTATCGAGCGCCTGTCAGTTTTTCTGGTTATGCCTTTGATCCGGATGCCAAAGCGGTTTACGGCGATGTGACCACTCTGGCGCTTACCTGTGAGACCGAAGAAGAACGCCTCGGCGCGTACTTGCCGGAAGGGTTTTCTTGTTCGGCACAGCAGCTCCAGATTGTGTATTCCCAAAGCCGCGAGGTGGAATGGATGGGAGGCTCCGCCTACAATTTGATCATGGCAGGCGTACCTGTCCGGTATCAAGGGAAGTGCGATACTTCAGAAGGCGTGTATGCGCTGGTCATGTGGGAAAACCATACGGTGCCGATTTTGACAGGTAATTTGGCGATGGGAATTCCCAAAGTGTTTGCGGATATTCAAGACTTGCATCGGCATCAAGACTCCTGCTGGACCAATGCTAGCTATGAAGGGCATACCTTTTTGGAGCTTCAAATGCAGGGCTTGCAAGCCTTGCCGAGCGACCAGGCTTCGTTTGGCGAGCAGGTGGTGAATTTGTTCGGCTGGCGCTATGTGCCGAAAGTCGGCGTGCCTGGGGCTGATTTGAGCCAGCCCATTGAATTTCCCCAGCGAATTACCACGGTGCAGGTGTGGAACGGCATCGGCGGCATAAAGTGGACGAAACTCACCCGGCTGCAGCATCCGGCGCACAGCCATATTATCGCGGCGCTGGCGGATTTGCCGGTGAAAAGCGTGAGTGCCGTATTGACGAAGGGGAGCATGATTCTACAGGAGGGACACGGGCGAGTACTGGCGTAG
- a CDS encoding helix-turn-helix transcriptional regulator — translation MDSQWMTARQAAERWEVSLRYAQRLLAAGKVPGGRKYGRSWILPLNTPKPSISSQAPLSAKAPGVLRVSFLWDGLLPEQELDTAVLSLKNAAIRNQYLGEIAYMRGEFVQAKEFAAKAFTSDQPVCICASLFLLLVAISTNDFALYSRVEASLKELIESDADADVAVLAEAVLTTVAVGMFAPAMVPSWIREGDFSRLPQEAIPFGLYLQVKYLQNLAAYPQMAAVAQTTYNLCKGQSVMMDVYLLLMCGAACVGLDDKERARGYLLEALAIGMPHRYITPFVENVSTFNGLLEECVQQHYPEWYRPVLEQWKRTWKNWAVFHNRFAQDHVPLILNLREYRIATLAANRVPYARIAEQERLSVGRVRNIMQEIYCKLFVRNRDELAALVLWTPKTVTFS, via the coding sequence ATGGATTCACAGTGGATGACGGCGCGGCAGGCGGCGGAGCGGTGGGAGGTATCCTTGCGATACGCGCAGCGGTTACTGGCTGCCGGAAAAGTGCCGGGAGGGAGAAAATACGGACGGTCTTGGATTCTTCCGCTTAATACACCTAAACCAAGCATTTCGTCTCAGGCGCCGCTGTCTGCGAAAGCGCCAGGCGTGCTTCGAGTATCTTTTTTGTGGGATGGTCTTTTACCGGAACAAGAATTAGATACGGCGGTGCTTTCCCTAAAAAATGCGGCCATACGCAATCAATATTTGGGGGAAATTGCCTATATGCGCGGCGAATTTGTCCAGGCCAAAGAGTTTGCTGCCAAAGCCTTCACCTCTGATCAGCCTGTGTGTATTTGCGCATCCTTGTTTTTGTTGCTTGTTGCCATCAGCACTAACGATTTTGCGTTGTATAGCCGGGTTGAAGCGTCTCTTAAAGAACTTATCGAGAGTGATGCGGATGCGGACGTGGCCGTGCTGGCAGAGGCGGTTTTAACTACGGTGGCGGTGGGCATGTTTGCGCCGGCCATGGTACCAAGCTGGATCCGGGAAGGTGATTTTTCACGCTTGCCGCAAGAGGCGATTCCTTTTGGTTTGTACTTGCAGGTGAAATATCTGCAAAACCTGGCGGCTTATCCACAAATGGCTGCGGTTGCGCAAACTACCTATAATCTCTGCAAGGGACAAAGCGTGATGATGGACGTCTATTTGCTGCTTATGTGCGGTGCCGCCTGCGTTGGTCTCGATGACAAAGAGCGGGCGCGCGGCTATTTGCTGGAAGCGCTGGCAATTGGCATGCCGCATCGTTATATTACGCCGTTTGTGGAAAATGTTTCTACTTTTAACGGTCTTCTTGAAGAATGTGTCCAACAGCATTACCCTGAATGGTACAGACCCGTACTGGAACAGTGGAAACGAACCTGGAAGAACTGGGCGGTGTTTCATAACCGCTTTGCCCAGGATCATGTGCCGCTCATCCTTAATCTGCGGGAATATCGGATTGCTACTTTAGCGGCAAATCGTGTTCCTTACGCCCGGATTGCAGAACAAGAGAGGCTTTCTGTGGGCAGGGTGAGGAACATTATGCAGGAAATCTATTGTAAGTTGTTTGTGCGCAATCGGGATGAACTTGCGGCATTGGTACTGTGGACTCCAAAAACCGTGACATTTTCATAG
- a CDS encoding amidohydrolase family protein: MNWTVLASFLLAGFFLCGSFAEAASDSSEKVQLFRVFEQRIKNVESSGQMPIIDVEFHCGKKIDLKELTVKMDANHVALTWLGPTEGLGDEYSIQANQKFPEYFVPTIIHGDGRRWHGKDPGLLDVLADDAHTGRYFAMGEFEARHYVSDTNNRNVHLPLTSPSFHRIFQLSQETGLPFLIHHEAEDAMLPEMESMLQQYPGAKVIWCHVGRNRNYATWSRWLGTKTVRDFLEKYPNLYFDLVQSPPNSSPFGYRQCIMYDINGNTVSLNREWKKLFMDFPDRFVIGSDVNGGRWEQYDDVFNRLRAIVLQALPREVAEKIAYKNAWKLMNGEEWK, from the coding sequence GTGAATTGGACGGTTCTAGCATCGTTTCTTTTAGCAGGATTCTTTCTTTGCGGCTCTTTTGCGGAGGCGGCTTCTGATAGCAGTGAGAAGGTGCAGCTTTTTCGTGTCTTTGAACAGCGGATTAAAAATGTGGAAAGCTCAGGCCAGATGCCGATTATTGATGTGGAATTCCACTGCGGTAAAAAAATAGACCTCAAAGAACTCACCGTTAAAATGGATGCAAATCATGTTGCTTTAACGTGGCTGGGGCCGACGGAAGGCTTGGGAGATGAATATTCGATACAAGCTAACCAGAAATTTCCTGAATATTTTGTGCCAACCATCATTCATGGTGATGGACGGCGTTGGCATGGTAAAGATCCGGGGTTATTGGATGTATTGGCCGACGATGCTCATACAGGACGATATTTTGCAATGGGTGAGTTCGAAGCCCGGCATTATGTATCTGATACAAACAATCGGAATGTGCATCTTCCGTTGACGAGTCCGTCCTTTCATCGAATTTTTCAACTTTCGCAAGAAACGGGGCTGCCGTTTTTGATTCATCATGAAGCGGAAGACGCGATGCTGCCAGAAATGGAAAGCATGCTGCAGCAATATCCTGGGGCTAAGGTGATCTGGTGTCACGTAGGAAGAAATCGGAACTATGCAACATGGAGTCGGTGGCTAGGGACGAAAACGGTGCGCGATTTTCTAGAGAAGTATCCTAACTTGTATTTTGATTTGGTGCAATCTCCGCCGAACTCCAGTCCGTTTGGTTATCGACAATGCATTATGTATGATATCAATGGAAATACAGTTTCACTAAATCGTGAGTGGAAGAAACTCTTTATGGATTTTCCGGATCGCTTTGTCATTGGCAGTGATGTTAATGGAGGACGCTGGGAACAATATGACGATGTATTCAACAGGCTGCGTGCAATAGTGTTGCAGGCTTTGCCGCGGGAAGTCGCGGAGAAAATTGCCTATAAGAATGCATGGAAATTGATGAATGGCGAGGAATGGAAGTAA
- a CDS encoding L,D-transpeptidase family protein codes for MNCKYRLLAWLLFCAMFFLFGPVGNYSAEAAKHVEAPPEDVAPMDVRQLLVVRSDSKNKQAGTLTAWQKKEEKWTLRYKDIPVNLGRSGVVSALQKQEGDGATPAGLYKLRRAFGYEPLSISMPYIQVTEQHHWIDDASSPLYNQLVVGKTEAKSYEEMRRKDDLYKLGLVIEYNTEPVVAGKGSAIFMHIRKGPGVPTSGCIAMEEKDIKKILKWLKPEQNPEILIE; via the coding sequence TTGAATTGCAAGTATCGGTTGCTTGCTTGGCTGTTGTTTTGCGCTATGTTTTTTCTGTTTGGTCCAGTTGGTAATTATAGCGCCGAGGCGGCGAAGCATGTAGAAGCGCCGCCAGAGGATGTAGCGCCTATGGATGTACGTCAACTGCTAGTCGTACGATCTGACAGCAAAAACAAGCAGGCAGGTACGTTGACGGCATGGCAGAAAAAAGAGGAAAAATGGACCTTGAGATACAAAGACATACCGGTCAATCTTGGGCGAAGCGGCGTGGTTTCGGCTTTGCAAAAACAAGAAGGAGACGGTGCTACGCCAGCGGGCCTGTACAAGCTGCGCCGAGCTTTTGGCTATGAACCGCTTTCTATAAGCATGCCCTATATACAAGTGACGGAGCAACATCATTGGATTGATGATGCGTCTTCGCCTTTGTATAATCAACTGGTTGTGGGAAAAACAGAGGCAAAATCCTATGAAGAGATGCGGCGCAAGGATGATTTATATAAATTAGGTTTGGTTATTGAATATAATACCGAGCCGGTTGTGGCAGGCAAGGGAAGCGCCATTTTTATGCATATCCGTAAAGGGCCGGGAGTTCCTACCAGCGGTTGTATTGCCATGGAGGAAAAGGATATAAAGAAGATCCTCAAATGGCTGAAACCGGAGCAAAATCCGGAAATTCTTATTGAGTAA
- a CDS encoding MFS transporter, with protein MKKRWLVLGVSWIVFFVAFLDRVNLSVAMPLISKEFSLSPEQVGYLFSAFFISYTVFQIPGGYLSDKVGPKKVLLVALIWWSIMTMATGVARTFSQFFIVRVLFGIGEGMQPPCAFKLNSNWFPNQERATANAIFTSACSFGPAIAPSIAVAIIGLWGWHALFYIFGALGFLVLPLLYFFVKNSPEEDPDISKEELEYIKSGQAEIVTQTGDSEEVGLMSVLKNRNIVLLALTYFGFMCAFFGLLSWLPSYLVKARGFELVKMGIFSGLPFLALGIAQPFGGWLSDKVFKGKRKTQAIVVNLAAGPVLYGVVAAPTETIAMALLVCTGFLVGMAFGPLWAMPMESVKRSYVGMATGVMNAGGSIGGILSPIIIGYLVGMSGYNAAFVFMGGALVFTALVVSLVKLPPRAEA; from the coding sequence ATGAAAAAGCGCTGGCTTGTTTTAGGCGTCTCATGGATCGTGTTTTTCGTAGCTTTTTTGGATCGAGTCAATCTTTCAGTAGCTATGCCGTTGATTTCGAAGGAGTTTTCTTTGTCTCCTGAGCAGGTAGGCTATTTGTTTAGCGCATTCTTTATTTCCTATACGGTATTTCAAATTCCTGGCGGTTATTTAAGCGATAAAGTAGGGCCGAAAAAGGTGCTGTTGGTAGCGCTGATTTGGTGGTCTATTATGACGATGGCTACCGGCGTGGCGCGGACTTTTTCGCAATTTTTCATTGTTCGCGTGCTTTTTGGCATTGGTGAAGGGATGCAGCCGCCCTGTGCTTTTAAACTCAACAGCAACTGGTTTCCGAATCAGGAACGGGCTACGGCGAACGCCATCTTTACCTCGGCTTGTTCCTTCGGACCGGCGATTGCGCCGTCCATTGCGGTGGCAATTATTGGCCTTTGGGGCTGGCATGCGTTGTTCTACATTTTCGGGGCCTTGGGCTTTCTTGTTCTGCCTTTGCTGTACTTCTTTGTGAAAAACTCACCCGAAGAGGACCCGGATATTTCCAAGGAAGAGCTGGAATATATTAAAAGCGGCCAGGCGGAAATTGTTACGCAGACGGGAGATTCGGAAGAAGTGGGCTTGATGAGCGTACTCAAGAATCGCAACATCGTGCTTTTGGCGCTCACGTATTTCGGCTTTATGTGCGCCTTCTTCGGTCTTCTTTCTTGGCTGCCCAGTTATCTCGTGAAAGCGAGAGGCTTTGAGCTGGTGAAAATGGGGATTTTTTCGGGACTGCCCTTTTTGGCGCTGGGCATTGCCCAACCCTTCGGCGGTTGGCTGTCCGATAAGGTGTTCAAAGGGAAGCGCAAAACCCAGGCCATTGTGGTAAATCTGGCTGCAGGCCCGGTTTTGTACGGTGTCGTAGCGGCGCCGACGGAAACGATTGCCATGGCTCTTCTGGTATGCACCGGCTTCTTGGTGGGTATGGCCTTTGGTCCCTTATGGGCGATGCCGATGGAATCGGTAAAACGCAGCTATGTGGGCATGGCTACAGGCGTGATGAACGCCGGCGGCAGCATCGGCGGCATTCTATCACCTATTATCATCGGCTATTTGGTCGGCATGTCCGGCTATAACGCAGCCTTTGTCTTCATGGGAGGAGCGCTGGTGTTTACGGCATTGGTAGTATCGCTGGTCAAATTGCCGCCAAGAGCGGAAGCATAA